Proteins co-encoded in one Streptomyces roseochromogenus subsp. oscitans DS 12.976 genomic window:
- a CDS encoding (-)-alpha-amorphene synthase has product MTTTHEEIALGVRGAAPVPNLRDLIDTHLHMPFPFQWNPHESEAAAGVEAWLSRWGLTREPGVAAMIARTRPAELASRTSPTVDSGLLQIVANQIAYQFVFDDRAEDLGRRSPGRLLPMLCESIAILRDGSPPSTALGAALADLHRQVRARCTPAQAARWAWKSREYVHGLLYEAVAQAQPFLLRTGECTSIRSLTAGVEPFYPLYEAAQPCELAAAELHSPVVRRLSRLSADAAVWTADLFSAAKEQRAGEMINLALAYQRAHRCSLQDAVFLAIQQINGTITEFQRLYLEIEPELSPAGVGYMAGMIGWIRGCYDWSRTVPRYADAASVPAVP; this is encoded by the coding sequence TTGACGACAACGCATGAGGAAATCGCTCTCGGGGTACGGGGCGCAGCGCCGGTCCCCAACCTCAGGGACCTGATCGACACCCACCTCCACATGCCCTTTCCGTTCCAGTGGAACCCGCATGAATCCGAGGCCGCGGCCGGCGTCGAGGCCTGGCTGAGCAGGTGGGGGCTGACCCGCGAACCAGGCGTGGCGGCGATGATCGCCCGCACTCGCCCCGCCGAACTCGCGTCCCGCACCAGCCCCACCGTGGATTCCGGCCTCCTCCAGATCGTGGCCAATCAGATCGCCTATCAATTCGTCTTCGACGACCGGGCGGAGGACCTCGGCCGGCGCTCTCCCGGCCGGCTGCTGCCCATGCTGTGCGAGAGCATCGCGATTCTGCGGGACGGTTCACCACCCAGCACCGCCCTCGGAGCGGCCCTGGCCGATCTCCACCGGCAGGTCCGGGCCCGGTGCACACCCGCGCAGGCCGCGCGGTGGGCCTGGAAGAGCCGCGAATACGTGCACGGCCTGTTGTACGAAGCGGTGGCTCAGGCTCAGCCCTTCCTGTTGCGGACCGGAGAGTGCACCTCCATACGGTCGCTGACCGCCGGCGTCGAGCCGTTCTACCCGCTGTACGAGGCCGCCCAGCCATGTGAACTCGCCGCTGCCGAACTCCACAGCCCCGTCGTACGGCGGCTGAGCCGGCTGTCGGCCGACGCGGCGGTGTGGACAGCCGACCTGTTCTCCGCGGCGAAAGAACAGCGCGCGGGCGAAATGATCAACCTGGCCCTGGCTTACCAGCGCGCGCACCGATGCTCTCTGCAGGACGCCGTCTTCCTGGCCATCCAGCAGATCAACGGCACGATCACGGAGTTCCAGAGGCTCTACTTGGAGATCGAACCGGAGTTGAGCCCCGCAGGCGTCGGCTACATGGCCGGCATGATCGGCTGGATCAGAGGGTGCTACGACTGGTCCCGCACCGTGCCGCGCTACGCGGATGCGGCGTCGGTGCCCGCCGTGCCGTAG
- a CDS encoding cytochrome P450 codes for MSRAVPEHKRKWTTGTAPGIFPLLGHGIAFYRRPLAFLNSLPAHGDLVEIRLGPQRAWMVCHPELTHEVLMDPHTFDKGGPLYDRLGKLMGDGLVTCRQPTHRDKRRLLQPGFRPSHVAAYTDLVIEEATSVLDTWPVGRTVPVTEAMMTLTTRVISRVLLSDALDDATTAEVRDCLTDVVRGLFVRTVVPIDALFRLPTPPNRRYRRALSRLHAIIDKAIAERRGGAERDDVLGTLLAATRGDGDGAAITDQEVHDHLITLLLTGVEAPALCLADAFSLLARHPAAEHKLHAELDAVLPGGRRPGPDDLPHLVQTRCVISETLRHSSPGWLFTRVATRETELAGCRLPAGATVLYSPYLLHHDPSSFPDPERFDPDRWLPGRPTAAQRRALMPFSAGNRKCLGDEFAMVEATLALATLAGHRRLRHLPGYVDEIPRPGITMGPRALVMACQARSAAPSSAASLAPRTVADPGASDSRTAGDHLDDNA; via the coding sequence ATGAGCCGTGCTGTGCCTGAACACAAACGAAAGTGGACGACAGGTACTGCTCCCGGCATATTCCCACTCCTCGGTCACGGTATCGCCTTCTACCGCCGGCCGCTGGCGTTTCTGAATTCTTTGCCCGCGCACGGGGATCTGGTCGAAATACGGTTGGGCCCCCAGCGCGCCTGGATGGTGTGCCACCCGGAGCTGACCCACGAGGTGCTCATGGATCCGCACACCTTCGACAAGGGGGGCCCGCTGTACGACAGGCTCGGGAAGCTGATGGGCGACGGTCTCGTCACCTGCCGCCAGCCGACGCACCGGGACAAGCGCAGGCTGCTGCAACCTGGCTTCCGCCCCTCCCACGTCGCCGCATACACGGACCTCGTCATCGAAGAGGCCACGTCGGTGCTGGACACATGGCCGGTCGGCCGGACGGTTCCCGTCACCGAGGCGATGATGACCTTGACGACCCGCGTGATCAGCCGAGTCCTCCTCTCCGACGCGCTGGACGACGCGACGACCGCCGAGGTGCGGGACTGTCTCACCGACGTCGTCCGTGGTCTCTTCGTCCGCACGGTCGTACCGATCGACGCCCTGTTCCGCCTGCCCACACCCCCCAACCGCCGCTACCGGCGCGCCCTCTCCCGCCTGCACGCCATCATCGACAAGGCGATCGCAGAGCGCCGCGGGGGCGCCGAGCGCGACGATGTGCTGGGTACGCTGCTGGCGGCCACGCGCGGCGACGGCGACGGGGCGGCGATCACCGACCAGGAGGTCCACGACCATCTGATCACGCTGCTGCTCACCGGCGTCGAGGCCCCGGCACTGTGCCTCGCCGACGCCTTCAGCCTGCTCGCCCGCCATCCGGCGGCGGAGCACAAACTGCACGCCGAGCTGGACGCCGTACTCCCCGGAGGCCGACGGCCCGGACCCGACGATCTGCCGCACCTCGTCCAGACCCGGTGCGTCATCTCCGAGACGCTGCGCCACTCGTCGCCCGGCTGGCTGTTCACCCGGGTCGCCACGAGGGAGACGGAACTCGCCGGGTGCCGGCTGCCCGCGGGAGCCACCGTCCTGTACAGCCCCTACCTGCTGCACCACGATCCCTCGTCGTTCCCCGACCCCGAGCGTTTCGACCCCGACCGCTGGCTGCCCGGGCGGCCCACGGCCGCACAGCGCCGCGCGCTGATGCCGTTCTCGGCGGGCAACCGGAAATGCCTCGGCGACGAATTCGCCATGGTGGAGGCCACCCTGGCGCTCGCGACCCTCGCCGGGCACCGGCGGCTGCGGCATCTGCCCGGCTACGTCGACGAGATACCTCGCCCCGGCATCACGATGGGACCGCGTGCACTGGTCATGGCCTGCCAAGCCCGTTCAGCCGCCCCGTCCTCCGCCGCCTCACTCGCGCCCCGAACGGTGGCCGACCCTGGCGCATCGGATTCCCGGACGGCAGGTGACCACCTTGACGACAACGCATGA
- a CDS encoding acyl-CoA synthetase: MTQGHGSTVDGVLRRSARRTPARLAVEYGERRWTYEELDDAVSRAASVLLAQGLTPGDRVGAYGHNSDAYLIAFLACARAGLVHVPVNQNLTGDDLAYLIDQSGSTLVLADPDLTVRLPDSMRALPLRDAEGSLLARLADAPPYDGPEPRTDDLVQLLYTSGTTALPKGAMMTHRALVHEYLSAITALDLSAGDRPAHALPLYHSAQMHVFLLPYLAVGATNIILDAPDGDRLFDLVEAGRVDSLFAPPTVWIGLAGRPDFATRDLDGLRKAYYGASIMPVPVLERLRARLPRLAFYNCFGQSEIGPLATVLGPDEHEGRLDSCGRTVLFVDARVVDDKGKDVPDGTPGEIVYRSPQLCEGYWDKPEETAEAFRDGWFHSGDLAVRDADGYFTIVDRVKDVINSGGVLVASRQVEDALYTHESVAEAAVIGLPDERWIESVTAVVVPRGEVTEDQLIAHVKETLTPFKAPKRVLFVAELPRNASGKILKRELRDRFSG; the protein is encoded by the coding sequence ATGACGCAGGGACACGGCAGTACGGTCGACGGGGTGCTGCGGCGCAGCGCCCGACGCACCCCGGCCCGCCTCGCGGTGGAGTACGGCGAGCGCCGCTGGACATACGAGGAACTCGACGACGCCGTCTCCCGCGCGGCCTCGGTACTGCTCGCCCAGGGCCTGACCCCCGGTGACCGGGTCGGCGCCTACGGCCACAACTCCGACGCCTACCTCATCGCCTTCCTCGCCTGCGCACGGGCGGGCCTGGTCCATGTGCCGGTCAATCAGAACCTGACCGGCGACGACCTGGCGTACCTCATCGACCAGTCCGGCAGCACCCTTGTCCTCGCCGACCCGGACCTCACCGTCCGACTCCCGGACAGCATGAGGGCGTTGCCGCTCCGGGACGCCGAAGGCTCGCTCCTCGCCCGGCTGGCAGACGCGCCGCCGTACGACGGGCCCGAACCCCGCACCGACGACCTGGTGCAGCTGCTGTACACCTCCGGTACGACCGCCCTGCCCAAGGGCGCGATGATGACCCACCGGGCTCTCGTGCACGAGTACCTGAGCGCCATCACCGCCCTCGACCTCAGCGCGGGCGACCGGCCGGCGCACGCGCTGCCGCTGTACCACTCGGCCCAGATGCATGTGTTCCTGCTGCCGTACCTCGCCGTCGGCGCGACCAACATCATCCTGGACGCGCCCGACGGGGACCGGCTGTTCGACCTCGTCGAAGCGGGCCGTGTGGACAGCCTGTTCGCGCCGCCCACGGTGTGGATCGGCCTGGCGGGCCGGCCCGACTTCGCCACCCGTGACCTGGACGGCCTGCGCAAGGCCTACTACGGCGCGTCGATCATGCCCGTCCCGGTCCTGGAGCGGCTGCGCGCACGCCTGCCGCGGCTCGCCTTCTACAACTGCTTCGGACAGAGCGAGATCGGCCCGCTGGCCACGGTGCTCGGCCCTGACGAACACGAGGGCCGGCTGGACTCCTGCGGCCGGACCGTGCTGTTCGTGGACGCACGGGTCGTGGACGACAAGGGCAAGGACGTGCCCGACGGCACGCCCGGCGAAATCGTCTACCGTTCCCCTCAGTTGTGCGAAGGCTACTGGGACAAGCCGGAGGAGACCGCCGAGGCGTTCCGGGACGGCTGGTTCCACTCCGGCGACCTCGCGGTGCGCGACGCCGACGGCTACTTCACGATCGTGGACAGGGTGAAGGACGTCATCAACTCCGGTGGCGTCCTGGTGGCTTCGCGCCAGGTCGAGGACGCCCTGTACACCCACGAGTCCGTCGCCGAGGCCGCCGTGATCGGCCTGCCCGACGAGCGGTGGATCGAGTCGGTCACCGCGGTCGTCGTCCCGCGCGGCGAGGTGACGGAAGATCAGCTCATCGCCCATGTGAAGGAGACGCTCACGCCCTTCAAGGCGCCCAAGCGGGTGTTGTTCGTGGCCGAGTTGCCGCGCAACGCCAGCGGAAAGATCCTGAAGCGCGAACTGCGGGACCGCTTCAGCGGCTAG